From Arachis hypogaea cultivar Tifrunner chromosome 3, arahy.Tifrunner.gnm2.J5K5, whole genome shotgun sequence:
CCTGTTTCATtagttccaatttcaattttggagactagtttttctcccccttttgtcatcaaggggcacCTGCACAAAATATGAAGAACACAACAAAATGTCCATAACAAAAATAACAAGAGTGTATCAAAGTATCACAGAGCAGGGAGTTTCAAGTCATGCTCATACAAAAACAGATTGAGCCTAATGAAGCCaatatcaaataaaagaaaacagtCATTAATCATCAGACAAATTGAAGTCAGAGTCTGCAACATCTTCTTTACTGCCAGCTCCCAGATCTTTTTCCAAGTTTTCCAGCATCATACCCACTCTCTCTTTACATCTCCCCCAAGCTCATTCATTTTCATAAGCTAGCTTTTGAGCAGCCCTATGAAATTGAACCATGAGTGTAGACATATTAGAGAATTCGGTGAGGATTTCCCTTATTGACTCGGTTGCTTTGGAGGATTCAAACTGACTTTCAAGATCGTTGTCCATTGGCATTGATTTCTTACTCTTTGTTCCTTTTACAGCACCACCGCCTTTGATCATAGAAAATTTGTTCTCCACAGTTTCATTTGTTAAATCTACCTTATAGTACTAAAAAATACACGTGAGAAACATTTCATAAGGTAAATTAGCCTTTTTGGTACTTCTTACAGACTCCCACATATGTCTAATCATGAGATAAGCAAATGAAATAGGAGAAGAAGTAATAAGGGCAAAAATTATTAAAGAATCAGATACGGTTACCCTATTGTGAGAACCACTTTGTGGAGTTAAAATGTGGGTAGTGATGCGATGCAGCAATGAGTTGGTTAGTCCAAGAGCTTTGTGAGTAGGGACAGTGCCATCTAATCCAGACATGTTTGCACAGATATGTGAGAGAACTTGCTTGTAAGTAAGCCCAACATGATCATCCCATTTGTCACTCATGTATACCCTCGGTCCTTCATCTGTGTAGCCAAGAGCAGCACTGATGGTTTCAGTATTCAGAGCGATATGCACACGTTTCACATAGGAGTGAAGACTACCATCAATCAGTCTGACATTTGCATAAAATTGCCTAACCAATTTTGGATAAACCATTTTGTGAGTGTGGAGCAATGGGGACCATTTGATGTTGTCAAACAGAGGTTGCAAGATAATTCCTTTGGCTGCCAGTTGATCAAGATTCACCAAGTATGAGGGACAGATATGCCTCTTTTCCAAAACCTCTTGATGGAATTCATAGAATGCACAAGTCAAGAATCTGGATGGATCATAGTGGGagtgtggcttgtgaaatttgTTCTTGAATCCCAGTGACTCAAGATTTGCCGGTTCCCTGGTTTCATGCAACACGAAACCTTTGGGTTTCTGAGAGCTTCTGCCTGATGTGTGTGGTGTAGCCTTCTTTGGTGAACGCGGTGGTGGGGAAGGAGCGGGTAAGGTGTGAGACGATTCTTCTTCAACACTGGGCTCCTTGTTTTTGCCACGGCCAGAACTCTTGTGAGCAATCTTCTTTCTCATGGTGGGTGTTTGTTTGGCAGATTGAGAGGGAGAGAAAGAAGATGTAGAGTGAATGTGAATGTGTGTGTGATTGTGGAGTGAACTGTTTTTGAGAGAGACGGATTCTTCCACTTTTTCTTGatgcagttttctttttcattatgtgAAGAGAGATAATGAGGGTGGAAGAAGAAGGGTTGGCCGAAGGTGGAGAGTGGAAGGAGGTTATGAAAGCAATAAATGTTGATTGGAGAGAGATAATGGGGGTGGTTAATGGTCATCATGCGCGGTTATTAACCAGAGCGGTTTCCCAAGGATTTGAAAAGGTGgttccttgaatcaagggattagttgaaaaagaaggatTTGATTTGACATTATCCCTCTTTCAACTAGATATGATAGGACAACtttgagatttgattttttaaaaaaatgagtaaCCAACAAAATGGTCAGAGATGGATCAAAGGGATTTTGTGGGGCCCATTGGAATTTGTTTCTGCACAGTCTCCCCCTTAAACATAGCTCTCCCATCATGcatttatttttatctcgtccattccTGCGAGATAAAACTGGACAGAATCAGaaattcacaaattttcaacatgatttaaatcaaacattcccaagctTTTCCTTAACAAACAGAATctatcttcacagaggggttttgtaaaaatatcagcaagttattcttcagattttacaaattgaatatcaatagtacccttttgcacatgttctctaataaaatgatatttgatttcaatgtgctttgttcttgagtgcaaaacaggattttttgaaatatttatggcactcatattgtcacaaaataggggtatactattgatttttaatttgtaatcttccaattgaattttcaaccaaattaattgtgaacaacaagcagatgcggatatatattcagcttcagctgtggatagagccactgtggcttgtttcttgcttgaccatatgttgagtgagcttccaaggaagcaacacatggccgaggtgctccttctatccactcgatctcccgcataatctgcatcacaaaaccctactgcacaaaagtcatcagatttaggataccataatccataattacaagttcccttaatgtatctaatgatgcgcttaacagcCGTAAGGTGGGATTCttttggatgagattgaaaccttgaacatacacccacactttggactatatccggtctagaggaggtaacgtacataagtgaacctatcattcctctataccttgtttcatccacatcttggccatcatcatccttttcaagtttagtattgGGATGCATAGGAGTGCCCATTGATTTGgagttttctaggccaaactttttgataagttctttggcatactttccttggtaaataaaagtgccactaggagtttgtttaatttggaggccaagaaagaaagtaagctctcccattaaactcatttcaaactcactagtcatgagttttccaaactcttcacacaaggaaatgttggccgatccaaatacaatgtcatcaacataaacttgaactaggagcatatcatcattagatgttttaataaataaagtagtgtcagtggtacccctttgaaatttattttccaacaagaaggcactaagtctttcataccaagctcttggagcttgtctaagaccgtaaagagccttagttaatttaaaaacatgatttggaaactctttatgttcaaaactggggggttgagccacatacacgtctctatcaataaagccattaaggaaagcacatttaacatccatttgaaacattttgaaacccttatgggcagcataggcaagaagcaacctaattgcttccattctagctaccggagcaaaagactcatcaaaatcaattccctcttcttgatcgtaaccttgggccactaatctagccttgttacgaacaacttgtccatcctcaccaagtttatttttaaatacccatCTAGTaaccgttaccttcttaccatccggatgaggtactaatgtCTAAActtcattcttgtcaaattgagcaagctcttcttgcatggccttgacccatgatggatcttcaagagcttgtttgacattgttgggctccatttgtgacaagagagcaaaattgctaggttcggtttgccttttggtggaggatcttgttgttattccttgagagggatcaccaatgatgaagtcatgaggataacccctcatggacttccattctctaggctttcgtacaggtgttgagctttgatgatcttctggtggtctcactgtttcagtttctcgtgtctgctcaggagacaaaatggaagttTCTCCTTCGATCTGACGAGATAAAAccgggctgacagattcttcattttgcacagatttgggattttctttacttgttccatcctcttcacaatctgaatcattatcctttacaatactgggaattaagttagaatcacaaaaggtaacatgtatggattcctctatggttctatactctttgagataaactctatgggccttgcttgtggtggaatatccaacaaatattccatcataggattttggatcaaattttccaaggttttccttattgttaagtacaaagcatttgcatccaaaaacatgaaagtacttaagattcggaggggttcctttccataactcataaggagttttctttaacccttttctaatgattgttctattcaaaatataacatgctgtgttcacagcttcagcccataaaaatttaggaatttcattctcacatagcatggccctagtcatttcttgaaggcttcgattccttctttcaaccaccccattttgttggggggttctcgggcatgaaaaattatgagaaatccctaagtcatcacagaatttttcaaagtcttgattttcaaattctcttccgtgatcacttctcaaatgggcaattttcaaatctttttcgttttgaattttcttgcaaagggtggaaaaagcatAAAATGCATCGTTCTTATGagtaaggaaaagtacccaaccaaatctagagtaatcatcaaccactacaagaccatagtgtttacctcctaaactttgagttctagtaggaccaaaaagatcaatatgtaacatctccaatggccttttggttgagattccatcttttaatttaaaagaggattttacttgtttgcccaattggcaagcatcacaagtaagatccttatcaaacttgatgtttggaattcctctaaccaaattctttttgactagcttagaaatttggtacatgctagcatgtcccaactttctatgccaaagccattttccagattcaagagaggtaaagcatgttacattttgttcctttaaatcctcaagagttaatccatacacattgttgcatcttttagcttcaaataaaacatccccagttttctcacaaacaactaagcaaacaaacttcttaaaaataacttcaaactccaaatcacataattgactaacactaagtaaattatgcttcaagccatgtacaagaaggacatcatttatacaagatgagagatttttacccactttcccaacagccactatttttccttttgcatcatcaccgaatgtgacaaatcctccatcatattcatcaagttttatgaagaaggttgtctttccggtcatatgcctagagcatccgctatccatgtaccacatattttcctttttcttggatgctaggcatacctacaaaataagctcaagtgaccttaggtatccaaattttcttagatcctttcacgttaaaccatctcttatgtcccaaatcattgtaatcaaaaacaactttgtaaactttgtcaccaatcattctttcaccaaagaaacattgaactggaaaatgaccacttcggttacatagtctacaaaatcttggagttgctgttttgttaaagtaagTTGGGTCTTGATACTTTACATCATttgaagatgaagcaatattttcaaaatgtgatttttcagatttataaaatcccaacccagctttatcataaagaggtttttgactagccaagatttgattcaaattttcagaactttgggtgaacttagctaagtcttccttaagtctTTTAAACTCTttgagcaactcttcattttgcttaaaacaaTTCACATATGCAAGGACAGAATGGtcactttcacagcttctaacttgggcttttaactgcttattctcttccacaagatcacaagcagtttcggcctctcttagtttttctttgagaaaatcattttcagctttaagaatgaaattttgtTGTTCAATATCTTGATTCTCAgttagaaaacatcttattttttcagaaaggtgatctatcataagatgaaggtccTCAGTGTCAGGGTTTTGAAAGGATACCTGCTCTACCTCATTTGCCATGAGACAAGGCTGTGACTTAGTCTcagactcttcatcatcatcatctgagtcattttccaaatcttcccatgaagccatcagtccctttttctttcccctttttggcttttcctccttttttaacttgggacaatcagatttaaaatgccccatttccttgcaattgtaacaGATTACTTTGCTAAGGTCCTTCTTCATCctccttgagctgctgcctttgcctttgagtttcatcattttcctgatttttttttgcaaacaacacaaactcattttcagaagagttatcactggattcatcatctagAGGGTTAGTCACAAAAGAAAAGGCaaatcctttcttttttgaatcttttttcaaataggagttttcaaaagcaagaagatttcctctcaaatcatcaagtgtcatggaatctAAGCTACTACTCTctaaaataattaaagcttttgtttcccactcttttgtaagacatctcaacactcttcttacTAGCACAGATTCTAAATGTGAAATTCCCAGaacatctaagccaacaatgatagtgttgaaccgttcgaacagttcatcaatggactctccttccttcattgtaaacatttcatattctctgttcaacatgtctgtccgagtcttctttacaatggtggttccttcatgagtgatttgtagcttgtcccagatttcctttgccgttgtgcatcgtgatacccgtcggtactcctcaaagctgatagcacagttgagcaggttTACTGCCATGGCATTTAACTctaccttcttcctatcttcttcGGTCCATCTTGCTTCGGGTTTGAGAGAGACTACCCCTTCAGCACTTGTGGTAGTTAGAAATTGAGGCCCTTCAAgaataatcttccaaagtctgtaatctacTACCTgcacaaatatcttcatcctctccttccaataggtataattttttccattgaaaaggggaggtctgttgcttgattgaccttcagtcAGATTGTAagacaccacatttgcgccactattttccgccatgaggatctttactccaagctgcaaagcttgatctctttaagaccaagctctgataccaattgatggtttcagtggctaagagaaggggggttgaatcttagccacctttttgcttgctaacacttgctggacttaaatgagacttttctgtttttagctcgttCCTAGTCAcaagacattttcattttgtctcatcactcggcacgagacatttttggattttgctcatgaacagtagaaacagaaatgaagtagaagagagagaagattacacccagatatatcctggttcagctgctaattgcagtgcagcctacatccagtctccatcacaacaatgatggaatttcactataatcattctgattacaacttgtaaagtgctaacccaacttacaaggggattcccacagaatcatgaaacacaacatagatgaacaaaggaactctaagacatctatggctttttcttttaattttgcactctctgccttttttcgctctatggctttttcatacaaacctcactgtttgccttttttccatgagactcaagacatgacaaaattaaatagaaaaatactaaacagaatacattgaaggagaagagaaatctgttagttcaggtagctctgagaactctgtgccttgcactctcaaatcttactccttgttccaaacagtggctgttctctctttttaaagaagagggaagcctccacacttgaagccaacacccaaaccaacttcttcctccttcaagaaacagaaccggttcggccacatagagagagaagagataaccatgcaaaacccaacatgcaattacctctagtcctttcttgatcatcactcttcatcaatccgagctctccatccttggcttcttctccaagatggatttttggcccttgatgcttcatgatgatgatgacttcatctgcttcaatctctgcctcaaccatcacttcgccactctaactacttcctgtggtggttgagcagaatcaaagacaagtaGGGCTGTCAAACGGGCTAGCCCGGCCCATTTAGGCCCAGCCCATTAAGTCCATGGGTTAAACGGGCTGGCCCATTTAAGCCCGCTTTATTCGCGGGCCAAAATTTTTTAGCCCGGACCATTTATAGTCAGCCCGATGGGTTAAACGGGCCAGCccgtttatcattttattttattttttgaaaaatattttgacaaaaaataccacttttaggtcaaaaaccatttaaaaattttttttttttagttgatgggtcGGATTTTCGGGTCGGATCGGGAAAAATATTAGCTAAAAgtgttacttttttttaaaaaaatgaaaaaaaaattaaacgggCCACCCGTTTAACCCGCGAGCTAGCCCGTTTAACCCGTCATTTTTTTCGGGTTAATCGGGCTCAGCCCGTTTAGCCCGAAATTTAAACGGGCTTAATTTTAGGGGCAAAGCCCGCCCATTTAAACGGGTAAACGGGCTGGCCCGATGGGTTTAGCCCATTTTGACGGCCctaaagacaagccatgcttcaagaatctcaccttgctggctgaatcttcttccttctttttaagTATGAAGaatccgagattacctcaccaaatcttacctcaTTTGGTGAttatctcagccacaacatacttttggttttctttttttgccatcattaacttgatggccttgatgcatgcaacttcttctttttctttttggtagCTTAGTGTAGCTTTCATGGTTTCCTGTGTAATAaccgaagaagaaagaagaaaaagtagagaacaaagaaagagaaaagaaaagcaaagctgTGAGTGTTATGATAGATAACATTGATTAGGTGCATATCTCCATGCTTTGTGTAGTAGCGTGTAAGCTACCATCAAAGCCATCAAATCACTTTgactttttctctttcatatttccaAGGACTGCATTAACTTTACttgataaaatttgaattctacCACAAGTTAAAGTGAGAAGTCCGTTGGAAGCATGCATCCAATATTCAATGAATTGGGTTTTCATTATTTCAACCATTATGCACCAATTCCATTTTTCTTTCGGACCAAGCATGCAAAATATATTGGGCTTATGATAATGTTTGAATTCTGGCCCAATTGTAAGAACAATAATTCAGCCATAACAAACAAAATACTTTTGCATCAATGCTGAATATTCATAACCATATTGGGCTTGCACCAGATTTTTATTTGCGGCCTATATTAAAACCTgcaacacaaaattattaatcaaaatatgtttaaagaaaatcaaatcaataactttgtatttaattattttaataatattttagtcatcacaaatacaaatattaatttagagttttccaaactcatcaatataTATGATCGAATCTACAGATTGGTTCGGATTTCGCACTCTCAAAACCGTTATctaaactaattactaaaaaaaatcattagtttaccgattaaaaaaaattttccaaaatcaatttaattgaTTCGGTTCGAATTTAAACAGCTAATCGGAGACCCGACTCGTGCTCACCCTTAGATGAAAGTGAGAGGTGTGATAGTGTAATACTAGAAAGGGATGGAATAATGTTGAAGCGCAGACTGTATTTGAGCATAACTATAAATACCATAATCTACACGACAACGGTATTAAACCAACTACCTTCCGTTGCTTTCTTCTACTACATTTACTCCAACCAACTTGCCTCAATCCCTAACCCAATTCCTTCAATTCAAAACCCTAGTACTTTCATggcttcttctatttcttcttctatcaATATCTCTTCATATTCCTCCACACCACCACTTTTCCACCCAAGGTAAACTATCTTCCGACTCTACTCATTTCGCGTCCCTCTCTTGGCGTCTTTTTGACTTGTTTTTTTTATGTCTAATGTAGTGCTTCTGCCTCCCAACGCTTCAAATTGTTCAAGGGATTACGCCGTACAAATGGATATGCATTAGATTTCGTGTTTCTCCGACTCTCCTCTAAATTCCCCTCTACTCACTCTGCTATTTCTAGAATTGAAGCTGCAGGGGGGGAACTGCATTCTAATCGGCTAGGCTCTGATGCTGCCACAAAGGTTGAATCAGTTGCGAGAATCAATCGGTTTTCTGATGAAGACGATGAATTTGATCTTGACACTCCCACGCAAGGTTTTGCTTCCATCCCGGAGGCCATTCAAGACATTCGAAACGGAAAGGTTCCTATTTTTCTCTTTGTCCTcccattcaatttaatttaacttAGGTTATTCACTCACACTAGTGCTTCAGATGGTAGTTGTTGTAGATGACGAAGACAGAGAAAATGAAGGAGATTTAATCATGGCAGCAGAGTTAGTAACACCTGAGGCCATGGCTTTTATTGTTAAGCATGGAACCGGCATAGTCTGCATTAGCATgaaagaggaagatctcgagagACTGGAACTTCCACTCATGGTAAACAGCAAGGACAATGATGAAAAATTGCGCACAGCGTTCACTGTGACAGTGGTATGTACAGTTAGTACCTGCATCTAGGGATAAGTACCATTTTGAGAGGTagacaattttttttgttctcaaccttttttcatacaaaatcgcCACCAAGGTTTAAATCAAGATTTAAAATAGTCTAATTTActtaaatattcaaattttagaCAAAATTACCTCTAAcacaaaattatataaaaaaaacaagagaaaaagagtCTTTTTACTCCTgcaaaggggaaggggaaggggaaggggaaggggaagtggaagggaagaagaagaagctgtccATGATCTACTTTTGTTTCCGCCTCTGCTACCTCCATGCGATTTTGTTAATCTTTAAGGATGATTTTGTACGAAAAAAAGATTTAGGACGGAAAAAAATTTCGGCCTATACCTTAAGGACCAATACCGTACTTGACTCTTATTTATAGATTTAGTTCTGTGTCtctatgataaaaaataaagttactGTGCATAAGAAAAATTTCGGCCTATACCTTTGTTACCGTgcataagaaaaataaagttcTTATGTTAGTTTGAAAACAGTACATTAGAAAAATCAACTTCAGGAAGCATTTTTGCTATGCTGCACTTGTATAATATATTTGATTCACCAATAATTTGGTTTATGTTTGATTCATTGCATTTAGTAGTATTTTTTGTTCCTAATATTTTACAGACATTTGATTATCATTAGAAAGAAGGATATATTATTATCACATCAACAATTGTTGTGTTCTGATGGGAATTGTTTTGACTGTAATTTAAGAGCATATTTATGTAATATGCTACTTTTGAACCGTTTACATTGCATTTATAGGATGCTAAACATGGTACCACAACAGGGGTGTCAGCTCGCGATCGAGCAACAACAGTCTTGGCCCTTTCATCTAGTGATTCTAAACCAACTGATTTCAATCGTCCAGGCCATATTTTTCCACTAAAATACAGGGAAGGTGGTGTGTTGAAGAGAGCAGGACACACCGAAGCTTCAGTTGATCTTGCCATGCTGGCTGGTTTGAATCCAATAGCAGTACTATGTGAAATTGTTGACGAGGATGGTTCCATGGCACGATTGCCTAAGCTTCGCCAGTTTGCAGAACGCACAAATTTGAAAATTGTATCTATTGCTGACTTGATTAGGTATGTTTTTGTATTTTAGGATACTATTAGCCAATTATAAGGTTTGCTTGATATTTATATTGAATTAAGTTGGTCTGCTAGATGAATTTTTTCATGTACAATAACAAGAGTATTATCCTACTAGTTTTGGATTAGCTACATGAATCATTTAACTCTCATAGTATCTGGTCATAACATTAAGAAAATTTCAATCCAGTTTGTTTGTACTCTATTTAATTTTCCGCCTTCAATCCATCAAATGAGATACTTTTAAAATGAACTGTTTGAATTTTctcatttttgtttcttttggtCTTTTTGTTCCTTACCTGTATTTTATGAGAAATA
This genomic window contains:
- the LOC112791290 gene encoding bifunctional riboflavin biosynthesis protein RIBA 1, chloroplastic isoform X1 — protein: MASSISSSINISSYSSTPPLFHPSASASQRFKLFKGLRRTNGYALDFVFLRLSSKFPSTHSAISRIEAAGGELHSNRLGSDAATKVESVARINRFSDEDDEFDLDTPTQGFASIPEAIQDIRNGKMVVVVDDEDRENEGDLIMAAELVTPEAMAFIVKHGTGIVCISMKEEDLERLELPLMVNSKDNDEKLRTAFTVTVDAKHGTTTGVSARDRATTVLALSSSDSKPTDFNRPGHIFPLKYREGGVLKRAGHTEASVDLAMLAGLNPIAVLCEIVDEDGSMARLPKLRQFAERTNLKIVSIADLIRYRRKRDKLVEHAGAAVIPTMWGPFNACCYRSLIDGVEHIAMVKGDIGDGQDVLVRVHSECLTGDIFGSARCDCGSQLAIAMQQIEAAGRGVLVYLRGHEGRGIGLGHKLRAYNLQDDGRDTVEANEELGLPVDSREYGIGAQVVLLDYRMIGILNALNTFELQYLKILRDLGVRSMKLMTNNPAKYVGLKGYGLTISGRIPLVALITKENRRYLETKRVKMGHVYGLKSNSELNPDRGNGKPGVDDSKGATSQ
- the LOC112791290 gene encoding bifunctional riboflavin biosynthesis protein RIBA 1, chloroplastic isoform X2: MASSISSSINISSYSSTPPLFHPSASASQRFKLFKGLRRTNGYALDFVFLRLSSKFPSTHSAISRIEAAGGELHSNRLGSDAATKVESVARINRFSDEDDEFDLDTPTQGFASIPEAIQDIRNGKMVVVVDDEDRENEGDLIMAAELVTPEAMAFIVKHGTGIVCISMKEEDLERLELPLMVNSKDNDEKLRTAFTVTVDAKHGTTTGVSARDRATTVLALSSSDSKPTDFNRPGHIFPLKYREGGVLKRAGHTEASVDLAMLAGLNPIAVLCEIVDEDGSMARLPKLRQFAERTNLKIVSIADLIRYRRKRDKLVEHAGAAVIPTMWGPFNACCYRSLIDGVEHIAMVKGDIGDGQDVLVRVHSECLTGDIFGSARCDCGSQLAIAMQQIEAAGRGVLVYLRGHEGRGIGLGHKLRAYNLQDDGRDTVEANEELGLPVDSREYGIGAQILRDLGVRSMKLMTNNPAKYVGLKGYGLTISGRIPLVALITKENRRYLETKRVKMGHVYGLKSNSELNPDRGNGKPGVDDSKGATSQ